From the Megalops cyprinoides isolate fMegCyp1 chromosome 21, fMegCyp1.pri, whole genome shotgun sequence genome, one window contains:
- the LOC118768711 gene encoding type-4 ice-structuring protein LS-12-like: MKFSLVAALVVVLALALGSESVSVVKREAPEIEKLTQYFQDLSAMLTRTTQDLVEKLKAHELAGQAQAYIEDGKTQLQPLAEKIQEQLKPLASNIEAQLKPLAESVQAQIKPMADTVQAQLEDIWQKLLDQTKALGQ, encoded by the exons ATGAAGTTCTCTCTTGTCGCCGCCCTCGTTGTTGTGCTGGCCCTGGCACTTG GAAGTGAGTCCGTCTCTGTGGTGAAGAGGGAGGCCCCAGAGATCGAGAAACTGACCCAGTACTTCCAGGACCTGTCTGCCATGCTGACCCGCACCACTCAGGACTTGGTGGAGAAACTGAAGGCCCACGAGCTGGCTGGCCAGGCCCA GGCCTACATTGAGGATGGGAAGACCCAGCTGCAGCCCCTGGCCGAAAAGATCCAGGAGCAGCTGAAGCCTCTTGCCTCCAACATTGAGGCGCAGCTGAAGCCCCTGGCCGAGTCCGTCCAGGCCCAGATCAAGCCCATGGCCGACACCGTCCAGGCTCAGCTGGAGGATATCTGGCAGAAGCTGCTGGACCAGACCAAAGCCCTGGGCCAGTAA